One window of the Archangium primigenium genome contains the following:
- a CDS encoding (2Fe-2S) ferredoxin domain-containing protein — MPPFKRHVFVCTNRRPDGNPKGCCATKGGEEVRARFKEELDKRGLKGQMRANAAGCVDTCAFGVSVIVYPEGTWYGGVKPEDVPAIVEEHLVGGTPVERLLMPFSRPKPQE, encoded by the coding sequence ATGCCTCCGTTCAAACGTCACGTATTCGTCTGTACCAACCGGCGTCCCGACGGCAACCCCAAGGGGTGCTGCGCCACGAAGGGGGGCGAGGAAGTGCGCGCCCGCTTCAAGGAGGAGTTGGACAAGCGCGGCCTCAAGGGGCAGATGCGCGCCAACGCGGCCGGCTGCGTGGACACGTGCGCCTTCGGCGTGTCGGTGATCGTCTACCCGGAGGGCACCTGGTACGGCGGGGTGAAGCCCGAGGACGTGCCGGCCATCGTCGAGGAGCACCTGGTGGGGGGCACGCCCGTGGAGCGGCTGCTGATGCCCTTCAGCCGCCCCAAGCCCCAGGAGTAG
- a CDS encoding phospholipid scramblase-related protein: protein MSEQPKWATEDSGLELDWKDRTQPEQRAEAVARQDISGAGKGLPGEPRYMGPALTHALAGLFEGPGLQVRQQREWGEALLGWETRNRYEVIDADGRFLLYAGETGQGLGDALLRNFLPIRPVEIEFMTSGGTLALRMARVFTFFFTRVEVTAWDGRPLGYIQQRFGLLKRHFELCTPAGGVMARLEGPIWKPWTFHVYVHDEEVATIRKRWSGFVSEGFTDADNFGVEFHAGLKDGRLRQMVLAATLMVDLCYFEERKGSGTLTGLLSD, encoded by the coding sequence ATGAGCGAGCAGCCAAAGTGGGCCACCGAGGACAGTGGGCTGGAGCTGGACTGGAAGGACCGCACGCAGCCGGAGCAGCGCGCCGAGGCCGTGGCCCGACAGGACATCTCGGGCGCGGGCAAGGGCCTGCCCGGAGAGCCCCGCTACATGGGCCCCGCGCTCACGCACGCGCTCGCGGGTCTGTTCGAGGGCCCGGGCCTGCAGGTGCGCCAGCAGCGCGAGTGGGGCGAGGCCCTGCTGGGTTGGGAGACGCGCAACCGCTACGAGGTCATCGACGCCGACGGCCGCTTCCTGCTGTACGCGGGCGAGACGGGCCAGGGCCTGGGGGACGCGCTGCTGCGCAACTTCCTGCCCATCCGTCCCGTGGAGATCGAGTTCATGACGAGCGGCGGCACGCTCGCCCTGCGCATGGCGCGCGTCTTCACCTTCTTCTTCACGCGCGTGGAGGTGACGGCGTGGGACGGCCGCCCCCTGGGCTACATCCAGCAGCGCTTTGGCCTGCTCAAGCGCCACTTCGAGCTGTGCACGCCCGCGGGCGGCGTCATGGCCCGCCTGGAGGGCCCGATCTGGAAGCCGTGGACCTTCCACGTCTATGTGCATGACGAGGAGGTGGCCACCATCCGCAAGCGCTGGAGCGGCTTCGTCAGCGAGGGCTTCACCGACGCGGACAACTTCGGCGTGGAGTTCCACGCGGGGCTCAAGGACGGGCGGCTGCGGCAGATGGTGCTCGCCGCCACGCTGATGGTGGACCTGTGCTACTTCGAGGAGCGCAAGGGCTCGGGCACCCTCACGGGCCTCTTGAGCGACTGA